The sequence below is a genomic window from Gemmatimonadaceae bacterium.
CACGCCCGTAGCCCTGCTGGCGGCGTGCCAGCTGGGTATCGACGTCGGCGGCCAGCAACGGCACGCCCGCGGGCATGCCTTCGAGGACCGATACGAGCGCGGGGCCGTGCGACTCGCCAGCAGTGGTGAAGCGGAGGATCGGCATGCGTGCAACGTAGGGCGGCCCCGCCGTGGCGCGCCACCCTTGGTGGGACGCCCGCACGCAAAACGGGCCCCGGCGAGTGCCGGAGCCCGTTTCGTGACGCGGGGTGAACCGCTTACTGGCAGGTCGTCGTGAAGTTGTCCGGGAGCGCCACGAGGGTCACGCCGCGGATCGTTGCACCGATGAGCACCAGGCTGCCGTTTGCCCGGAGCGCCGCCTTGATCGGACCAATGATCGGGTCGCGGATCGGCACCGATGCGATCTTGCGATAGCAGTAAGTGTCGAACACGTCGATGACCGGCTCGCTCGAGGCCACGAAGGACAGACGCGCCCGGAGGTTCGTCATGTTCGCGCCCGTGTTGAGCGGGTGGAAGTCGAGCCCACCGCCGCTCGGACGCGACTGCAGGATGCCCTGCAGGCGCAGCGTGCGGTCGAACAGGTAGGTCGAGTCGCCCTTCACGGCGTTGATGGCGCCGTCGAAGTTGATGCCGACGCCCTGAACGCGGGCGAAGGTGTTGGCGATGAAATCCGTCACGTCGATCGGACGCGAGATGCCGTTGTCGACCACGGGGATGGGCGGCGTGCTGTCAAAGCCCATCATCGCATCGTACGTCAGGGCGCGGCTGCCGAGCACTGGACCACCCTCGCCGAAGACGGCGCGGCGGAAGTTGCCGGAGTTGCGCACGAACGTGGTGTCGCGGAACGCGAGCAGCGGGAGCCGCGCCACGATCGAGTAATCGAACGAGCCGCTCGGCGTGGTCACGCGCTGCTTGTACGGCAGGAGCGTCGAGTCACTGCCCACCCCACCGGCCGCCAGGCGCACGATCTCGAGCGTGTCCGACGCGTTCTGCGTCTGGCCAATGGCCTGCTCGAAGAAGAAGTGCGAGGTCTGCTTGGTGAGGTTTTCCCAGCGCAGCGTGCCCTGATTCGGGAACGGCGTGGACTGACCGGGCGTCGGCGTGGTGGAGTACACCACGATGGCGTCCTGGCAGGGCGCGGTGGGCGCCGTGCCGGTGGTCGTGCAGGTCGTGCCGAGGAACTGCGGGCGATCGCTGAAGTCGTAGAGCGTGCGCTGCGTGATGAGCTGGTCCGACTTGTCCGAGCGCGTGGTCGTGATGCTGTAGACCACGATGTTCGGGAGCGGATAGCGGTACACTTCGCGGCCGGTGGTACCGGCGTTGAGGTTCACGTAGCTGATATTGGTCCCGCCGGAGTTCGCGACCAGGAGCGTATCACCGAAGTCACCAGCGCGATTACGCGGCCACGCGGCGAGGCCCCACGGGCGCGAGCCCACGGCCACCGGCGTCTTGAAGCTCGAGTCGGCCAGATTGAACACCTCGAGCCAGTTGCGCTCGATGTTCGAGAGATAGAGCCGATCGGTGCGCGGGACGTAGATGGCATCGGCGATCTGGCCGCCATTCGGCAGCGGGTTCGTGAAGCCGGCCACGACCTGCACCGTATCCTGCTTGAGGGCGCCGGAACCGAAGCGCGCCACGTCGCGGCGCCCCGCGGCATTGCGAGCGAAGCCGGCCACCGTGACCGAAGTCGGGAACGCCGTCGCCGGAATGCGCGCCTTGAAGGTGCGTAGCAGCGAGCTGAAGGCTCCCGTGGACGACACCGAGTCGGCCGTGATGAGCGAACCGGCCAACGTACGGACTTCGTAGCCGATCACCGAGATCCCCACCGGGTCGGTCGCCGACACAAAGACGGTGTCGTTGATCTCGACGCGGCTGGCCACGCCGGTGGTAACCACTGGGATCGTCGTGGACGTGGTCGGCGTCTGCACCGCGTAGGGCACGCCGGCGCCAACAACGCGCTGGTTGAGCGAGTCGGTCACGAACGGCGTCACCGTGATGGTGAGACCCTTCACGCTGTCCGGAATCACCAGCGTATCGAGGAGGCTCAGCGAATCCCGGAGCGGATTCGAGTAGTTCACCGAGTCCTTGGTCTTGTAGGCGCCGGAGATCTCGTAACCGAGCGTCTTGACCTTGTAGCGGGCGCGGCCAACCAGGGAGAGCACCAGCGATTTGCCGGTGACGACCGGCGAGTTTGCCACGGGGCTCGTGACGATGGCCAGGGGCGGCTCGAGGTTTCCGATCGTGAGCGCGACGCGCGACGTGTCGGACAGATTGCCGGCGCCGTCCATGGCGACCGCGCGGGCGATCACCGTCGCCCCGATCGGCGCGTTGGCCGGCACCTTCGTGGTCAGGTTGTACGCGAGCGTCGTCACCGCCGAGGTCATCGTGGTGTCGAAAACGCCCGTCATGCCGCCCGACAGGAAGATCCGGACCTTGAGCAGGCCGATGTTGTCGGTGGCGTTGATATTGACCGAGATCAGGGTGTCATCGACCGTGTTGCCCTTGGAGATGGTCACGCGGGGCGCGGCCGTATCCTTGAACGGGGGATCGATGACCTCGTCACCGGTGCACGCCGCCAGCGACACGGCCGCTGCCACGAGGGCAACGCCGAGCGCTCGGCCGCGACGGGCGCGAGGAGGCTGGGGGCGCGCCGTGACGCGCCCGAAGAGTGAGGTCAGCATGGGATGCGGAGTCCTCGTTGCCTTAACGGCCCGGGGGCAGAACGCCCTCGTCCAGGATGTGCGGCGTGACCAGGATGAGCAGGTCGCGCTTGGTTTCGTTCTTGGTGTTCTGCGAGAAGATCTTGCCGACGAACGGCAGGTTCATGAGCACCGGGATGCCGCTGCGGAAGCGCGTCGTCTCCGTGACCGTGAGGCCGCCGATCACCGCCGCCTCGCCATCCGCCACGAGCACCTGCGATTCGGCGCGCTGGCGGTTGAAGATCACGCCCACGTCGGTGGCCGCGACTTCGGCGCTCGAGTTCTCCGCCTTGATGTTCAGCAGCACCATCTTGTTGTTGGTGATCTGCGGCGTGACCGAGAGCTTGATACCCGCCTCTTCCTTCGAGACCGTGGCGCGGGGGAAGAAGGCCGCCGCGTTGGGCGAGTTCTGCCCGCCGCCGCCGCCGCCACCGCCACCGCCGCCACCACCCCCAGCGCCCGAGGAGCCGGAGCTCGCGTCGATGACGCGAATCGGGATTTCCTGACCGACGAAGATCTCCGCCGAGCGGTTGTTGAGGATCGTCACGCTGGGCTCCGACTGCACGTCGGCGAGCGACGAGGTCTGGAGGGCGTTGAGGAACGACGTCAGCTGATAGCGACCGAGCGCCGTGCTGTAGATCAGGTTGAGCGCGTTCGGCTTGATTGCGTTGTTGGCGTTCGCGATGCCGGCGATCGCGTTGCCACCGAGGGCGATACGCGCCGGGCCTTCGTAGGCCGTACCGCCGCCGACGGCATCGGGCACCCCGTCACCGTTCGTGTCGATCGGCTTGAGGGTGGTCGGATCGACCCGCGGCACGAGCTTCTGGAAGAACTGCTTGTTGCCGGTGCCAAGGTCATAGGCAAGGCCGATGTCCTGGATGCCGGTGCGGTTCACGAAGACGATCTTCGCCTTGATGGCCACCTGCGGGGTCCGGATGTCGAGCTGCTGAATGCGCTGGACGATCTCCGGGAGGCGCGACGGCACTTCCGTGATGATGAGCTTGTTGGTGGCGCTGTCGGCGGCGACGGAGCCGCGCACGACGCACCCCTGCCCGCCCATCTGCCCCTGCTGCTGGTTGCCGTTCTGCATGCCCTGGTTCATGGGCATGCCGAGGTTCTGGCCCGTCTGCATCGTGGTCAGGCCGGTGCAATCGCGCGCGAGGAGCGCGGTGACCGTCTGCCGGAGCGTGGTGGCCTTGGCGTAGTTGATGTCGACGATCTGCGTGACCAGCGGCTCGAGGGCCTGGTTCACGGCGAGCTTCTGATAGCTGTCGACGGTGATGATGCCGGAGGCGTCTTCGGTGGCCGCGAGGCCCTGCGCCTGCAGGATGGCCTGCAGCGCGACGTCCCACGGCTTGTCCTGGATATCCGCGGTGACGACGCCTTCGACGTCCTTGCCGATCACGATCGTGCGGCCCGAGAAGGTCGCAAACGCGGCGATCACGTCGCGGATGTCGATCTTGTCGTACTGGACCGTGATGCGCGGCTTCTGCGCCTGCTGGCGGCGGTTCGCCGACACCGGCACGCGCTTCTCCATCGGGTCGTTCGAGGTGTCGACCAGCGGCTCGGCCTTGACCGGCTCCGGCTTGATCTCGACCTTGGCCGGCTCATTCCGCACCGGTTCAGCCTTCGGGGCCTCGAACGCGGTGGCGACCTTGGGCGAATCGGCCGGAGCCTTGGCCTGCGGCATGGTGCTGACGGGCGACTCGAGGCGGCCGGCGGCCACCGCGGTCTCCGTCTTCATGGCCGAGCCCCAGGCGGCAAACGACGCGCCGGCGGCTTCGAGTTC
It includes:
- a CDS encoding AMIN domain-containing protein, whose translation is MMGPTTVAVIAALLVPAGVAPTAREALAVPTARMAVYHDDVTARGRVHTIEVSPSANGAAVVIGADSGLTVNHFTLDNPSRLVVDLGGASLTIRSSYDGKTRGPVRNLRLSQYRADTVRLVIDLDASHRYTVRRDGKQVRIELEAAGASFAAWGSAMKTETAVAAGRLESPVSTMPQAKAPADSPKVATAFEAPKAEPVRNEPAKVEIKPEPVKAEPLVDTSNDPMEKRVPVSANRRQQAQKPRITVQYDKIDIRDVIAAFATFSGRTIVIGKDVEGVVTADIQDKPWDVALQAILQAQGLAATEDASGIITVDSYQKLAVNQALEPLVTQIVDINYAKATTLRQTVTALLARDCTGLTTMQTGQNLGMPMNQGMQNGNQQQGQMGGQGCVVRGSVAADSATNKLIITEVPSRLPEIVQRIQQLDIRTPQVAIKAKIVFVNRTGIQDIGLAYDLGTGNKQFFQKLVPRVDPTTLKPIDTNGDGVPDAVGGGTAYEGPARIALGGNAIAGIANANNAIKPNALNLIYSTALGRYQLTSFLNALQTSSLADVQSEPSVTILNNRSAEIFVGQEIPIRVIDASSGSSGAGGGGGGGGGGGGGGQNSPNAAAFFPRATVSKEEAGIKLSVTPQITNNKMVLLNIKAENSSAEVAATDVGVIFNRQRAESQVLVADGEAAVIGGLTVTETTRFRSGIPVLMNLPFVGKIFSQNTKNETKRDLLILVTPHILDEGVLPPGR